A stretch of Longimicrobium sp. DNA encodes these proteins:
- a CDS encoding HU family DNA-binding protein, which produces MTKADLVQKVADTIGPGITKRDCAVVVDSFLNSIKDAMADHQNIEIRGFGTFKVRERKSRLARNPRTGDPVEVPPRAVPVFKPSKELRALVEEKVLEV; this is translated from the coding sequence ATGACCAAGGCGGATCTGGTACAGAAGGTCGCCGACACGATCGGCCCCGGCATCACGAAGCGCGACTGCGCGGTGGTGGTGGATTCGTTCCTGAACTCCATCAAGGACGCCATGGCGGATCACCAGAACATCGAGATCCGAGGGTTCGGCACCTTCAAGGTCCGTGAGCGCAAGAGCCGCCTGGCGCGCAACCCGCGCACCGGCGACCCGGTGGAGGTTCCGCCGCGCGCCGTGCCGGTGTTCAAGCCGTCGAAGGAGCTCCGCGCACTGGTGG